The following are encoded together in the Diachasmimorpha longicaudata isolate KC_UGA_2023 chromosome 3, iyDiaLong2, whole genome shotgun sequence genome:
- the LOC135160564 gene encoding U6 small nuclear RNA (adenine-(43)-N(6))-methyltransferase isoform X3, which yields MMSLRKFMHPRNKYKIEPNFKELAEIYPEFKKHLATDLAGKLKFNFKDPDSLRVLAKVLLKHDFELVADIPSSKLVPALPLRLNYILWIEDLLNHLKMSDVHGLDIGTGAVAIYPLLCAKILGWRMTGTEIDPSSLTSAVATVKQNNLDNLIQIVSAEDATIFKATIDGGNSYDFSMCNPPFFDADNMDDRRVKKMVPRNATTGSDGELAIEGGEKSFILKMIDESLEITEKIRIYTTMVGHKSSLGFLKRVFKDKEIGNFTWTEFCQGYTKRWGIAWSFFDRETIDLKSAPFIRTRTEVRKGGGEAFDVEVLVPRVGQYSDGISSVVDRIREWMKELQIEIDELKVEDDDLAVWTCQLHATEDSWSHARRKRRLALRSDQDPKKARLDPSSRSPLPTARQDSSDLRDPASSTELFLEATLAVGEVAEPLEDSEILEELSKPHEPPKMKISMILQGGTGGKNALETFRQFLINKLGIREYFQSQNKSNSLRKKRKKRKCSEIDTDK from the exons ATGATGTCACTGCGGAAGTTCATGCATCCTCGgaataaatacaaaatagAACCCAATTTCAAGGAACTAGCGGAAATTTATCCAGAGTTTAAAAAACATCTTGCGACT GATCTTGCAGGAAAGCTTAAATTCAACTTCAAGGACCCAGACAGTCTTCGAGTTCTTGCCAAAGTCCTTCTCAAGCACGATTTTGAGCTGGTAGCAGACATCCCCTCTTCGAAGCTAGTGCCGGCCCTACCCTTACGCCTGAACTACATTCTATGGATCGAGGATCTattaaatcatttgaaaatgtCAGACGTTCACGGTCTAGATATAGGCACCGGGGCAGTCGCCATTTACCCTCTTCTCTGCGCCAAAATCCTTGGCTGGAGGATGACAGGAACGGAAATTGATCCATCCAGCCTCACCTCAGCGGTCGCCACAgtgaaacaaaataatttagaTAATTTGATTCAAATTGTTTCCGCTGAAGATGCCACTATTTTCAAGGCAACGATTGACGGCGGGAACTCTTATGACTTTTCCATGTGTAATCCGCCATTTTTTGATGCTGACAATATGGACGACAGAAGAGTCAAGAAAATGGTGCCGAGAAACGCTACGACCGGAAGTGACGGTGAGCTGGCGATCGAGGGCGGGGAGAAaagttttattttgaaaatgattgaTGAGAGTTTAGAAATCACTGAGAAAATCAGGATTTATACAACTATGGTTGGGCACAAATCGAGTCTTGGGTTCTTGAAGAGGGTATTTAAGGACaaagaaattggaaatttcacttggACTGAGTTTTGTCAGGGATACACGAAACGATGGGGAATAGCATGGAGTTTTTTTGATAGAGAGACCATTGATTTAAAGAGCGCACCGTTCATCAGGACGAGAACCGAAGTGAGGAAAGGCGGAGGGGAAGCCTTTGATGTTGAGGTACTGGTTCCAAGGGTGGGGCAGTATTCAGATGGAATTTCGAGTGTAGTGGACAGGATCAGGGAGTGGATGAAGGAATTGCAG ATTGAAATTGACGAATTAAAGGTGGAGGATGACGATTTGGCTGTCTGGACCTGTCAATTGCATGCGACTGAGGATTCCTGGTCTCACGCGAGGAGAAAACGCCGTTTGGCGTTAAGATCGGATCAAGATCCTAAGAAAGCTCGTCTAGACCCCTCATCGCGAAGTCCCCTGCCAACAGCTCGACAGGATTCATCAGACCTTCGGGATCCCGCGAGCTCCACTGAATTATTTCTAGAAGCCACTTTGGCAGTCGGCGAAGTCGCTGAGCCTTTGGAGGACTCAGAAATTCTTGAAGAGTTGTCGAAACCTCATGAGCctccaaaaatgaaaatctcgaTGATTCTGCAGGGAGGGACCGGTGGAAAAAACGCTTTGGAAACCttcagacaatttttaattaataaattaggcATCAGAGAATACTTTCAAAGCCAAAATAAGTCTAATAGTCTGAGGAAGAAAAGAAAGAAGAGAAAGTGTAGTGAAATTGATACGGACAAATAA
- the LOC135160564 gene encoding RNA N6-adenosine-methyltransferase mettl16 isoform X2 has translation MNLTKRIVLAVVIITGCASATSSASGAASETSVWDLLELVLKFRKHMLQDLAGKLKFNFKDPDSLRVLAKVLLKHDFELVADIPSSKLVPALPLRLNYILWIEDLLNHLKMSDVHGLDIGTGAVAIYPLLCAKILGWRMTGTEIDPSSLTSAVATVKQNNLDNLIQIVSAEDATIFKATIDGGNSYDFSMCNPPFFDADNMDDRRVKKMVPRNATTGSDGELAIEGGEKSFILKMIDESLEITEKIRIYTTMVGHKSSLGFLKRVFKDKEIGNFTWTEFCQGYTKRWGIAWSFFDRETIDLKSAPFIRTRTEVRKGGGEAFDVEVLVPRVGQYSDGISSVVDRIREWMKELQIEIDELKVEDDDLAVWTCQLHATEDSWSHARRKRRLALRSDQDPKKARLDPSSRSPLPTARQDSSDLRDPASSTELFLEATLAVGEVAEPLEDSEILEELSKPHEPPKMKISMILQGGTGGKNALETFRQFLINKLGIREYFQSQNKSNSLRKKRKKRKCSEIDTDK, from the exons GATCTTGCAGGAAAGCTTAAATTCAACTTCAAGGACCCAGACAGTCTTCGAGTTCTTGCCAAAGTCCTTCTCAAGCACGATTTTGAGCTGGTAGCAGACATCCCCTCTTCGAAGCTAGTGCCGGCCCTACCCTTACGCCTGAACTACATTCTATGGATCGAGGATCTattaaatcatttgaaaatgtCAGACGTTCACGGTCTAGATATAGGCACCGGGGCAGTCGCCATTTACCCTCTTCTCTGCGCCAAAATCCTTGGCTGGAGGATGACAGGAACGGAAATTGATCCATCCAGCCTCACCTCAGCGGTCGCCACAgtgaaacaaaataatttagaTAATTTGATTCAAATTGTTTCCGCTGAAGATGCCACTATTTTCAAGGCAACGATTGACGGCGGGAACTCTTATGACTTTTCCATGTGTAATCCGCCATTTTTTGATGCTGACAATATGGACGACAGAAGAGTCAAGAAAATGGTGCCGAGAAACGCTACGACCGGAAGTGACGGTGAGCTGGCGATCGAGGGCGGGGAGAAaagttttattttgaaaatgattgaTGAGAGTTTAGAAATCACTGAGAAAATCAGGATTTATACAACTATGGTTGGGCACAAATCGAGTCTTGGGTTCTTGAAGAGGGTATTTAAGGACaaagaaattggaaatttcacttggACTGAGTTTTGTCAGGGATACACGAAACGATGGGGAATAGCATGGAGTTTTTTTGATAGAGAGACCATTGATTTAAAGAGCGCACCGTTCATCAGGACGAGAACCGAAGTGAGGAAAGGCGGAGGGGAAGCCTTTGATGTTGAGGTACTGGTTCCAAGGGTGGGGCAGTATTCAGATGGAATTTCGAGTGTAGTGGACAGGATCAGGGAGTGGATGAAGGAATTGCAG ATTGAAATTGACGAATTAAAGGTGGAGGATGACGATTTGGCTGTCTGGACCTGTCAATTGCATGCGACTGAGGATTCCTGGTCTCACGCGAGGAGAAAACGCCGTTTGGCGTTAAGATCGGATCAAGATCCTAAGAAAGCTCGTCTAGACCCCTCATCGCGAAGTCCCCTGCCAACAGCTCGACAGGATTCATCAGACCTTCGGGATCCCGCGAGCTCCACTGAATTATTTCTAGAAGCCACTTTGGCAGTCGGCGAAGTCGCTGAGCCTTTGGAGGACTCAGAAATTCTTGAAGAGTTGTCGAAACCTCATGAGCctccaaaaatgaaaatctcgaTGATTCTGCAGGGAGGGACCGGTGGAAAAAACGCTTTGGAAACCttcagacaatttttaattaataaattaggcATCAGAGAATACTTTCAAAGCCAAAATAAGTCTAATAGTCTGAGGAAGAAAAGAAAGAAGAGAAAGTGTAGTGAAATTGATACGGACAAATAA
- the LOC135160564 gene encoding RNA N6-adenosine-methyltransferase METTL16 isoform X5, producing MSDVHGLDIGTGAVAIYPLLCAKILGWRMTGTEIDPSSLTSAVATVKQNNLDNLIQIVSAEDATIFKATIDGGNSYDFSMCNPPFFDADNMDDRRVKKMVPRNATTGSDGELAIEGGEKSFILKMIDESLEITEKIRIYTTMVGHKSSLGFLKRVFKDKEIGNFTWTEFCQGYTKRWGIAWSFFDRETIDLKSAPFIRTRTEVRKGGGEAFDVEVLVPRVGQYSDGISSVVDRIREWMKELQIEIDELKVEDDDLAVWTCQLHATEDSWSHARRKRRLALRSDQDPKKARLDPSSRSPLPTARQDSSDLRDPASSTELFLEATLAVGEVAEPLEDSEILEELSKPHEPPKMKISMILQGGTGGKNALETFRQFLINKLGIREYFQSQNKSNSLRKKRKKRKCSEIDTDK from the exons atgtCAGACGTTCACGGTCTAGATATAGGCACCGGGGCAGTCGCCATTTACCCTCTTCTCTGCGCCAAAATCCTTGGCTGGAGGATGACAGGAACGGAAATTGATCCATCCAGCCTCACCTCAGCGGTCGCCACAgtgaaacaaaataatttagaTAATTTGATTCAAATTGTTTCCGCTGAAGATGCCACTATTTTCAAGGCAACGATTGACGGCGGGAACTCTTATGACTTTTCCATGTGTAATCCGCCATTTTTTGATGCTGACAATATGGACGACAGAAGAGTCAAGAAAATGGTGCCGAGAAACGCTACGACCGGAAGTGACGGTGAGCTGGCGATCGAGGGCGGGGAGAAaagttttattttgaaaatgattgaTGAGAGTTTAGAAATCACTGAGAAAATCAGGATTTATACAACTATGGTTGGGCACAAATCGAGTCTTGGGTTCTTGAAGAGGGTATTTAAGGACaaagaaattggaaatttcacttggACTGAGTTTTGTCAGGGATACACGAAACGATGGGGAATAGCATGGAGTTTTTTTGATAGAGAGACCATTGATTTAAAGAGCGCACCGTTCATCAGGACGAGAACCGAAGTGAGGAAAGGCGGAGGGGAAGCCTTTGATGTTGAGGTACTGGTTCCAAGGGTGGGGCAGTATTCAGATGGAATTTCGAGTGTAGTGGACAGGATCAGGGAGTGGATGAAGGAATTGCAG ATTGAAATTGACGAATTAAAGGTGGAGGATGACGATTTGGCTGTCTGGACCTGTCAATTGCATGCGACTGAGGATTCCTGGTCTCACGCGAGGAGAAAACGCCGTTTGGCGTTAAGATCGGATCAAGATCCTAAGAAAGCTCGTCTAGACCCCTCATCGCGAAGTCCCCTGCCAACAGCTCGACAGGATTCATCAGACCTTCGGGATCCCGCGAGCTCCACTGAATTATTTCTAGAAGCCACTTTGGCAGTCGGCGAAGTCGCTGAGCCTTTGGAGGACTCAGAAATTCTTGAAGAGTTGTCGAAACCTCATGAGCctccaaaaatgaaaatctcgaTGATTCTGCAGGGAGGGACCGGTGGAAAAAACGCTTTGGAAACCttcagacaatttttaattaataaattaggcATCAGAGAATACTTTCAAAGCCAAAATAAGTCTAATAGTCTGAGGAAGAAAAGAAAGAAGAGAAAGTGTAGTGAAATTGATACGGACAAATAA
- the LOC135160564 gene encoding uncharacterized protein LOC135160564 isoform X4, whose translation MSLMGDPLAVTDGTLKKRKSPAEYQREYRARKKAKKYNISTTSSPSPEECTASDSLTRSNPSTTAGSSTSNLVCSTNSIRRKSAAEYQREYRARKNAERESIRAALSAITNDSSTENMQLNGDKSVSANRNAFSVTPVCGLTIFKSQGGTFDEVIYYQEKIQDQQLVYVATSRIVSLEDLFIIPLNKQEKFRHEKGSKVPSPVDLRNEVIQLRENPFFTLDEQLYEFINSRRNLSIVSFNCHSLHVHANGVTDRVFHNSNILMLSETVGSNDECPVSMPKFDFIVKFKRNDTRNSGVTVDHHRDDGCYITTPHLEIKTPQSSNSGPTISTSTEIGDLCGVECRFISTANDPRKLMLIAIYISPDAVIRDITSFIGKSLLPLCGIGSQALADIIEEEADYCQWPVILAGDFNVNFSLAESEPLLTFLKEKFSLEMINGRNDPTTERGTTIDAVFVKNIDKIELEHFVCYFSYHNPLVNISDRENDVSIKQEVCDFQD comes from the coding sequence ATGAGTTTGATGGGCGATCCACTAGCAGTTACTGATGGTACATTGAAGAAGAGAAAATCACCGGCAGAATACCAGAGAGAGTACCGAGCCCGTAAAAAAGCTAAGAAATACAATATATCCACTACTTCATCACCTTCTCCAGAGGAATGTACTGCTAGTGATTCATTGACCAGAAGTAATCCGTCAACGACTGCTGGATCTTCTACGAGCAATCTTGTCTGTTCTACAAATTCAATCCGTAGAAAATCGGCAGCAGAATATCAACGAGAATATCGAGCGAGGAAAAATGCTGAACGCGAATCTATAAGGGCTGCTCTATCTGCGATCACTAATGACAGTTCAACGGAAAATATGCAACTTAATGGAGATAAAAGTGTTTCTGCTAACAGAAATGCTTTTTCAGTAACACCAGTCTGCGGATTAACGATTTTTAAGTCGCAAGGGGGAACGTTCGATGAAGTGATTTAttatcaggaaaaaattcaagatcaACAGTTAGTTTACGTCGCCACCTCGAGAATTGTCTCCCTCGAAGATCTCTTTATTATTCCACTTAACAAACAGGAGAAATTTCGTCATGAGAAGGGTAGTAAGGTCCCTTCACCCGTGGATTTGCGGAATGAGGTGATTCAGCTGCgagaaaatccattttttacGTTGGATGAACAATTGtatgaatttatcaattcgAGAAGAAACTTGTCAATAGTGTCATTCAATTGTCACAGTCTTCATGTACATGCCAACGGCGTTACAGATAGAGTTTTTCATAATTCGAATATATTGATGTTATCTGAAACAGTTGGGAGCAATGATGAATGTCCTGTATCGATGCCCAAGTTcgattttattgtaaaatttaAACGTAATGATACCAGGAATTCAGGTGTAACTGTTGATCATCATCGAGATGATGGATGTTATATTACTACTCCGCatttagaaataaaaactCCTCAGTCTAGTAACTCTGGTCCAACGATATCAACATCAACCGAAATTGGTGATTTATGTGGAGTAGAATGCAGATTCATTTCTACTGCGAATGATCCGAGAAAGTTGATGTTAATTGCTATTTACATATCCCCAGATGCAGTCATTAGGGATATAACATCATTTATCGGTAAATCTCTATTGCCACTGTGCGGTATAGGTTCACAAGCACTTGCAGATATCATTGAAGAAGAGGCTGATTATTGCCAATGGCCTGTCATTCTTGCGGGAGATTTCAATGTGAACTTTTCATTGGCAGAATCTGAACCGTTATTGACATTcctcaaagaaaaattttcattggaaatgatAAATGGCCGAAATGATCCGACGACCGAAAGAGGAACTACCATTGATGcagtttttgtaaaaaatattgataaaatcgAACTGGAACATTTTGTATGTTATTTTAGTTATCACAATCCACTTGTTAATATTTCCGACCGTGAAAATGATGTTTCAATTAAGCAAGAAGTATGTGATTTTCAGGATTGA
- the LOC135160564 gene encoding uncharacterized protein LOC135160564 isoform X1, which translates to MSDNNSVNNITTDSRLCEGRDDGTTPNTSTTIKGPRRKSAKYYRDYRARKRAEWKIETMSLMGDPLAVTDGTLKKRKSPAEYQREYRARKKAKKYNISTTSSPSPEECTASDSLTRSNPSTTAGSSTSNLVCSTNSIRRKSAAEYQREYRARKNAERESIRAALSAITNDSSTENMQLNGDKSVSANRNAFSVTPVCGLTIFKSQGGTFDEVIYYQEKIQDQQLVYVATSRIVSLEDLFIIPLNKQEKFRHEKGSKVPSPVDLRNEVIQLRENPFFTLDEQLYEFINSRRNLSIVSFNCHSLHVHANGVTDRVFHNSNILMLSETVGSNDECPVSMPKFDFIVKFKRNDTRNSGVTVDHHRDDGCYITTPHLEIKTPQSSNSGPTISTSTEIGDLCGVECRFISTANDPRKLMLIAIYISPDAVIRDITSFIGKSLLPLCGIGSQALADIIEEEADYCQWPVILAGDFNVNFSLAESEPLLTFLKEKFSLEMINGRNDPTTERGTTIDAVFVKNIDKIELEHFVCYFSYHNPLVNISDRENDVSIKQEVCDFQD; encoded by the exons atgaGTGATAACAATTCCGTGAACAACATCACAACGGATTCGAGGTTATGTGAAG gGCGAGACGATGGGACCACCCCAAATACTTCCACAACTATCAAAGGCCCACGAAGAAAATCTGCGAAATATTATCGTGATTATAGAGCACGAAAGCGAGCAGAGTGGAAAATAGAGACGATGAGTTTGATGGGCGATCCACTAGCAGTTACTGATGGTACATTGAAGAAGAGAAAATCACCGGCAGAATACCAGAGAGAGTACCGAGCCCGTAAAAAAGCTAAGAAATACAATATATCCACTACTTCATCACCTTCTCCAGAGGAATGTACTGCTAGTGATTCATTGACCAGAAGTAATCCGTCAACGACTGCTGGATCTTCTACGAGCAATCTTGTCTGTTCTACAAATTCAATCCGTAGAAAATCGGCAGCAGAATATCAACGAGAATATCGAGCGAGGAAAAATGCTGAACGCGAATCTATAAGGGCTGCTCTATCTGCGATCACTAATGACAGTTCAACGGAAAATATGCAACTTAATGGAGATAAAAGTGTTTCTGCTAACAGAAATGCTTTTTCAGTAACACCAGTCTGCGGATTAACGATTTTTAAGTCGCAAGGGGGAACGTTCGATGAAGTGATTTAttatcaggaaaaaattcaagatcaACAGTTAGTTTACGTCGCCACCTCGAGAATTGTCTCCCTCGAAGATCTCTTTATTATTCCACTTAACAAACAGGAGAAATTTCGTCATGAGAAGGGTAGTAAGGTCCCTTCACCCGTGGATTTGCGGAATGAGGTGATTCAGCTGCgagaaaatccattttttacGTTGGATGAACAATTGtatgaatttatcaattcgAGAAGAAACTTGTCAATAGTGTCATTCAATTGTCACAGTCTTCATGTACATGCCAACGGCGTTACAGATAGAGTTTTTCATAATTCGAATATATTGATGTTATCTGAAACAGTTGGGAGCAATGATGAATGTCCTGTATCGATGCCCAAGTTcgattttattgtaaaatttaAACGTAATGATACCAGGAATTCAGGTGTAACTGTTGATCATCATCGAGATGATGGATGTTATATTACTACTCCGCatttagaaataaaaactCCTCAGTCTAGTAACTCTGGTCCAACGATATCAACATCAACCGAAATTGGTGATTTATGTGGAGTAGAATGCAGATTCATTTCTACTGCGAATGATCCGAGAAAGTTGATGTTAATTGCTATTTACATATCCCCAGATGCAGTCATTAGGGATATAACATCATTTATCGGTAAATCTCTATTGCCACTGTGCGGTATAGGTTCACAAGCACTTGCAGATATCATTGAAGAAGAGGCTGATTATTGCCAATGGCCTGTCATTCTTGCGGGAGATTTCAATGTGAACTTTTCATTGGCAGAATCTGAACCGTTATTGACATTcctcaaagaaaaattttcattggaaatgatAAATGGCCGAAATGATCCGACGACCGAAAGAGGAACTACCATTGATGcagtttttgtaaaaaatattgataaaatcgAACTGGAACATTTTGTATGTTATTTTAGTTATCACAATCCACTTGTTAATATTTCCGACCGTGAAAATGATGTTTCAATTAAGCAAGAAGTATGTGATTTTCAGGATTGA